In one Brassica oleracea var. oleracea cultivar TO1000 chromosome C9, BOL, whole genome shotgun sequence genomic region, the following are encoded:
- the LOC106316312 gene encoding tetraspanin-2, protein MALANNLTAILNLLALLCSIPITASGIWLASKPDNECVNLLRWPVVVLGVLVLVVSACGFIGAYQHKETLLAVYLCCMAILIGLLLVVLIFAFVVTRPDGSYQVPGRGYKEYRLEGFSNWLRENVVDSKNWGKIRACLVDTNVCPKLSQQFITADQFFSSSSITPLQSGCCKPPTACGYNFVNPTLWLNPTNMAADADCYLWSNDQSQLCYSCNSCKAGLLGNLRQDWRKANLILIITVVVLIWVYVIACSAFRNAQTEDLSRK, encoded by the exons ATGGCGTTAGCGAATAACTTAACGGCAATACTGAACTTACTAGCGTTACTATGTTCGATACCGATAACGGCGTCAGGGATATGGCTTGCCTCAAAGCCTGACAACGAGTGTGTCAATCTCCTCCGTTGGCCTGTCGTCGTCCTCGGCGTTCTCGTCCTCGTCGTCTCTGCTTGCGGCTTCATCGGCGCCTACCA GCACAAGGAGACTCTGCTGGCTGTGTACTTGTGCTGTATGGCGATACTGATCGGACTCTTGCTGGTGGTTCTGATATTTGCTTTCGTGGTGACCCGACCCGACGGGTCGTATCAAGTTCCGGGTCGAGGTTACAAAGAGTACAGGCTCGAAGGGTTCTCAAATTGGCTGAGAGAGAACGTTGTGGATTCCAAGAACTGGGGGAAGATAAGGGCTTGTTTGGTTGATACAAACGTTTGTCCTAAGCTCAGCCAACAGTTCATCACAGCTGATCAGTTCTTCTCTTCTTCTTCCATCACTCCTCTCCAG TCCGGTTGTTGCAAACCACCAACCGCGTGTGGCTACAACTTCGTCAACCCGACACTGTGGTTAAACCCAACCAACATGGCTGCAGATGCAGACTGTTACCTATGGAGCAACGATCAAAGCCAGCTTTGTTACAGTTGCAACTCCTGCAAAGCTGGTCTTTTGGGAAACCTAAGACAAGATTGGCGTAAAGCAAATCTCATACTTATCATCACTGTCGTTGTTCTCATTTGGGTCTATGTTATTGCATGTAGTGCATTTAGGAATGCTCAGACTGAGGATCTCTCCCGCAAATAA
- the LOC106317228 gene encoding F-box/kelch-repeat protein At3g04660-like — protein MKKVKRSKKRDERNDVNDPFIMIPMALKLEILMKLPPRSIARLRFASKHLSSIILGKDFTELYITRSSTQPRRHLVSVHRGSHMQLFHSFSQEEHPSSNTTDHDKVSYTLDPDVRYLFTPPVRGLICGRKGIKMVIGNPSTGQFVTLPRIKTRKKEILSVFGYDPVNDVYKVLCLTVITQRGNIARGIISRDYFLEDVLAWEAVVSEEHQVITLGAKQKWRMIECKYPHRHYAGYHGICRDGVLYYLASYKQKRSLMGFDLSTEEFNVTKLPEDYKLQEFGNLVNHSGKITIASQAYTGAIDLWVQDDVNKEVWSKTASVVPSVADIFGADQRLMFRGILPTGEIIFAPLPSPNPFFFLCYDPKEKKVRQVVVDGIGDDSAAIQVFFDHVESYMVL, from the coding sequence ATGAAAAAAGTCAAGAGGTCTAAGAAACGAGACGAAAGGAACGATGTAAACGATCCGTTTATCATGATTCCTATGGCACTCAAACTAGAGATTCTTATGAAACTGCCGCCGAGATCCATAGCCAGGCTCCGTTTCGCTTCTAAACACTTGTCCTCGATCATCCTCGGCAAAGACTTCACCGAGTTGTACATAACTCGATCTTCCACTCAACCGCGTCGTCATCTTGTCTCAGTGCACCGTGGCAGCCACATGCAGCTCTTTCACTCCTTCTCTCAGGAGGAGCATCCTTCGTCTAACACTACTGATCATGACAAGGTTAGTTACACACTGGATCCGGATGTACGGTATTTATTTACTCCACCTGTTCGCGGCTTGATCTGCGGTCGAAAAGGTATCAAGATGGTGATTGGAAACCCTAGTACGGGCCAGTTCGTAACGTTACCTCGAATCAAAACGAGGAAAAAAGAGATTTTATCTGTTTTTGGATATGATCCTGTTAACGATGTATACAAAGTGTTGTGCCTGACGGTGATAACTCAACGTGGTAATATAGCTCGTGGTATAATATCCCGTGATTACTTTTTGGAGGATGTTTTGGCGTGGGAGGCTGTTGTGTCCGAGGAGCATCAAGTTATCACTCTAGGAGCTAAACAAAAATGGAGAATGATCGAGTGTAAGTATCCACATCGTCATTATGCTGGATACCATGGGATATGCAGGGACGGTGTTCTGTATTACTTAGCTTCTTACAAACAAAAACGATCGCTAATGGGCTTTGATCTGAGTACTGAAGAGTTTAATGTTACTAAGCTTCCCGAAGATTATAAGCTACAAGAGTTTGGTAATCTGGTGAATCACAGTGGAAAGATAACCATAGCGAGCCAGGCATATACCGGCGCAATTGACCTATGGGTTCAGGATGATGTCAACAAAGAAGTATGGTCAAAAACTGCTTCTGTGGTTCCTTCTGTGGCTGATATATTTGGGGCAGATCAACGTTTAATGTTCAGGGGTATACTTCCTACTGGCGAGATCATATTCGCACCGCTCCCATCTCCTAACCCATTCTTTTTTCTTTGCTACGATCCCAAGGAAAAAAAGGTTAGACAAGTTGTGGTTGATGGAATTGGAGATGACTCTGCTGCAATCCAAGTCTTTTTCGATCATGTTGAGAGTTATATGGTTCTGTGA